In the Pseudochaenichthys georgianus chromosome 1, fPseGeo1.2, whole genome shotgun sequence genome, one interval contains:
- the LOC117464436 gene encoding hepatitis A virus cellular receptor 2 homolog isoform X1: MYFCKGDCARENILIQTEKKSLAITPRGRYSMEVSRGGGAFNVTIKRLERADTGTYQCRLEETYRVLHQEVNLKVEDASTVPVGPPPSTTTPSLQTEAQALPQGSSASSTEASTLPTTETNQPAATELKDATVVIIVSVTLALLVCSIIPLIFYGHCRNNAEGLNKSESDYCEENTDGASTHSAVRLQALEAGADPESSIPDASQYAAVYQALDPKTMD, from the exons AGTTTGGCTATCACGCCACGAGGACGATACAGCATGGAGGTCAGCAGAGGGGGTGGAGCCTTCAACGTGACCATAAAGAGGCTGGAGAGGGCCGACACAGGGACATATCAATGCAGACTGGAGGAAACGTATAGAGTGTTGCACCAGGAGGTCAATCTCAAAGTCGAAGATG CCTCCACTGTTCCGGTCGGACCCCCtccctccaccaccaccccctCTCTGCAGACTGAAGCACAAGCTCTGCCCCAAGGCAGCTCTGCATCCAGCACTGAAGCATCAACGCTGCCGACTACAGAGACAAACCAGCCAGCAGCCACCGAACTAAAAG ACGCCACAGTGGTCATCATTGTTTCGGTGACCCTGGCTCTTCTGGTTTGTTCCATTATACCTCTTATATTCTACGGACACTGCCGGAATAATGCGG AAGGTCTAAACAAGAGTGAG TCTGATTACTGCGAGGAAAATACAGATGGTGCTTCTACTCACTCTGCAGTGAGGCTGCAGGCTCTAGAAGCAGGTGCTGATCCAGAGTCTAGTATTCCCGACGCCTCGCAGTACGCTGCTGTCTATCAGGCACTGGATCCAAAAACTATGGACTGA
- the LOC117464297 gene encoding uncharacterized protein isoform X2 — translation MKEEEVDTHGHESTRQNTQTVFIPGGCLFVKKLSVWTECKLRTMGATWISWRTTTTVFITLLQIKALVSVQTTVTGVEGQTVEFKCEYEDGHKSKVKYFRNDKNTILIQTEKDVQSVRNGRFSLFDNTTGSFFIVRLDKLTSRDSGTYRCGVDSQLVIELKVSQVPVSTILPNHRKVDKFHLPLFVTAAMCMAALLFICLFTLCLRLAVKHQRSSARQKREESSDYETMAPGVTTDSDVRCSFSTPGLDDLSALPPPSSDLCSHFTSRNRGSTVTLGLCDYVDVDVPKPICQYQDLDLSRLEDHVYHSLHGNSHPKDGPVINS, via the exons ATGAAAGAGGAAGAGGTTGACACACATGGACATGAAAGCACCAGACAGAACACACAGACAGTTTTTATTCCAGGTGGCTGTCTCTTTGTGAAGAAGTTGAGCGTGTGGACTGAATGTAAACTGAGAACGATGGGAGCGACGTGGATCTCATGGAGAACAACTACAACCGTGTTCATCACTCTTCTACAAATCAAAG CTCTGGTCAGTGTCCAGACTACAGTTACCGGTGTGGAAGGCCAGACCGTTGAGTTCAAATGTGAATATGAAGATGGCCATAAGAGCAAAGTTAAATACTTCCGCAATGACAAAAATACGATCCTGATACAGACAGAAAAAGATGTCCAGTCGGTGAGAAATGGACGTTTTTCTCTTTTCGACAACACCACCGGATCCTTCTTCATCGTGAGGCTGGACAAACTCACCTCAAGGGACAGTGGGACGTACAGGTGTGGGGTGGACTCACAGCTGGTCATAGAGCTGAAAGTTTCCCAAG TTCCTGTATCAACCATACTACCAAATCACCGTAAAGTGGACA AGTTCCACCTCCCGCTGTTTGTGACTGCAGCTATGTGTATGGCAGCGTTGCTGTTTATATGTCTGTTTACACTTTGTCTTCGCCTGGCTGTTAAACACCAAAGATCCAGCGCACGCCAAAAGAGAGAG GAGTCATCTGACTACGAGACAATGGCGCCTGGTGTAACAACTGACTCGGATGTCCGCTGCAGCTTTTCTACTCCAGGCTTGGATGATCTTTCAGCTCTACCACCGCCATCATCTGACCTCTGCTCCCATTTCACATCAAGGAATCGCGGGTCCACTGTCACTCTCGGCCTCTGTGATTATGTGGATGTTGATGTACCAAAGCCCATCTGCCAGTACCAAGATCTGGATCTCAGTCGGTTAGAGGATCACGTCTATCACAGCCTTCATGGAAACAGCCATCCGAAAGATGGACCTGTGATTAACTCTTGA
- the LOC117463852 gene encoding CMRF35-like molecule 5, with protein sequence MNTFYALFFLLHASGIEGAEINVEGFVGGDVSFQCSHKFASKITKYLCKAACKGIKDRLVTVQSGATAESGRITLVDSGAGAFSVTFRQLQLSDTGGYWCGVERIGFDTYTSVQLTVNEGVTNERRTVKPELSHTWTYENMSNSTQLTSVMDSSNPAILSAATNNSNGGEQNVSTGTVLFATVGTLGMLTILTLALIIWKCRESSKPQPQVCFHGTDLFGADEIKQANCENNDIVQPGKSLKNTSQRLSCTQHPKMDPPTSASTAPDFHTYENICCSKGTAHSRFSPANNGDEQYANTVIYIKPLPPLSGRTVKGCLRKPTSEPPETTNAKDQPTESNAPTCQSRAVTEVKPGSLWFGLNLSKTE encoded by the exons ATGAATACCTTTTATGCCTTGTTTTTTCTTCTACATG CTTCTGGGATAGAGGGAGCAGAGATCAATGTAGAGGGATTCGTGGGGGGAGATGTCTCATTCCAGTGTTCTCACAAATTCGCTTCGAAGATAACTAAATACCTCTGCAAGGCTGCATGTAAAGGAATTAAAGATAGACTGGTTACTGTACAGTCTGGTGCGACAGCCGAGTCGGGAAGGATAACTCTGGTGGACTCAGGGGCCGGAGCCTTCTCCGTGACCTTCAGACAACTCCAGCTGTCAGACACGGGGGGATACTGGTGTGGGGTGGAGAGGATCGGTTTTGACACATACACTTCAGTACAGCTTACTGTTAATGAAG GTGTTACAAATGAGAGAAGAACTGTCAAACCTGAACTTTCTCACACATGGACATATGAGAATATGTCCAACTCAACACAGTTAACATCTGTAATGGACTCCAGTAACCCTGCAATACTTTCAGCAG CCACCAACAACAGTAATGGAGGAGAACAGAACGTCAGTACAG GCACCGTTTTGTTTGCTACAGTTGGGACACTAGGCATGCTCACAATTTTGACGCTGGCATTGATCATCTGGAAATGTAGAGAGAGTTCAAAACCTCAACCACAGGTTTGTTTCCACGGCACAGACCTCTTCGGTGCAGACGAAATAAAG CAGGCCAACTGTGAGAACAATGACATTGTTCAGCCAGGGAAGTCGTTGAAGAACACATCTCAGAGGCTCTCCTGTACTCAGCACCCGAAGATGGATCCACCAACATCTGCTTCCACAGCGCCTGACTTTCATACATATGAGAACATTTGCTGCTCCAAAGGCACTGCACATTCAAGATTCTCCCCAGCAAACAACGGAGACGAACAATACGCCAACACTGTGATTTACATCAAACCATTACCACCTTTATCTGGAAGAACTGTCAAGGGCTGTCTTAGAAAACCCACAAGTGAACCTCCAGAAACTACAAATGCCAAAGACCAACCTACAGAGAGCAATGCACCCACCTGTCAGTCCCGCGCAGTCACGGAAGTGAAGCCAGGATCACTTTGGTTTGGGTTGAATTTATCAAAAACAGAGTGA
- the LOC117464297 gene encoding CMRF35-like molecule 9 isoform X1 yields the protein MKEEEVDTHGHESTRQNTQTVFIPGGCLFVKKLSVWTECKLRTMGATWISWRTTTTVFITLLQIKALVSVQTTVTGVEGQTVEFKCEYEDGHKSKVKYFRNDKNTILIQTEKDVQSVRNGRFSLFDNTTGSFFIVRLDKLTSRDSGTYRCGVDSQLVIELKVSQANFLTQHIPVSTILPNHRKVDKFHLPLFVTAAMCMAALLFICLFTLCLRLAVKHQRSSARQKREESSDYETMAPGVTTDSDVRCSFSTPGLDDLSALPPPSSDLCSHFTSRNRGSTVTLGLCDYVDVDVPKPICQYQDLDLSRLEDHVYHSLHGNSHPKDGPVINS from the exons ATGAAAGAGGAAGAGGTTGACACACATGGACATGAAAGCACCAGACAGAACACACAGACAGTTTTTATTCCAGGTGGCTGTCTCTTTGTGAAGAAGTTGAGCGTGTGGACTGAATGTAAACTGAGAACGATGGGAGCGACGTGGATCTCATGGAGAACAACTACAACCGTGTTCATCACTCTTCTACAAATCAAAG CTCTGGTCAGTGTCCAGACTACAGTTACCGGTGTGGAAGGCCAGACCGTTGAGTTCAAATGTGAATATGAAGATGGCCATAAGAGCAAAGTTAAATACTTCCGCAATGACAAAAATACGATCCTGATACAGACAGAAAAAGATGTCCAGTCGGTGAGAAATGGACGTTTTTCTCTTTTCGACAACACCACCGGATCCTTCTTCATCGTGAGGCTGGACAAACTCACCTCAAGGGACAGTGGGACGTACAGGTGTGGGGTGGACTCACAGCTGGTCATAGAGCTGAAAGTTTCCCAAG CAAACTTTCTCACACAACACA TTCCTGTATCAACCATACTACCAAATCACCGTAAAGTGGACA AGTTCCACCTCCCGCTGTTTGTGACTGCAGCTATGTGTATGGCAGCGTTGCTGTTTATATGTCTGTTTACACTTTGTCTTCGCCTGGCTGTTAAACACCAAAGATCCAGCGCACGCCAAAAGAGAGAG GAGTCATCTGACTACGAGACAATGGCGCCTGGTGTAACAACTGACTCGGATGTCCGCTGCAGCTTTTCTACTCCAGGCTTGGATGATCTTTCAGCTCTACCACCGCCATCATCTGACCTCTGCTCCCATTTCACATCAAGGAATCGCGGGTCCACTGTCACTCTCGGCCTCTGTGATTATGTGGATGTTGATGTACCAAAGCCCATCTGCCAGTACCAAGATCTGGATCTCAGTCGGTTAGAGGATCACGTCTATCACAGCCTTCATGGAAACAGCCATCCGAAAGATGGACCTGTGATTAACTCTTGA